One stretch of Corallococcus exiguus DNA includes these proteins:
- the rplC gene encoding 50S ribosomal protein L3: protein MKGLIGKKIGMTQVFNDEGNLVPVTVIDVNTCLVVGKRTPEKDEYSAVTVGFGEIREKLLNKPQLGFFKKASATPRRHLREFRVTAEEAAGFNVGDAVKADMFTKGELVDVTGVTKGRGFSGVMRRWSFKGSQTKTHGTHEYQRHPGAIGQRKTPGRTYPNKKMPGHYGVDRVTTQNLTVVDVDVEKGLVLVKGAVAGHNDGIVIVRPSIKVAMRAQHKAAR from the coding sequence GTGAAGGGTCTGATTGGCAAGAAGATCGGCATGACCCAGGTGTTCAACGACGAGGGCAACCTCGTTCCGGTGACGGTCATCGACGTCAACACCTGTCTGGTGGTCGGCAAGCGCACCCCGGAGAAGGATGAGTACTCCGCGGTGACCGTGGGCTTCGGCGAGATCCGCGAGAAGCTCTTGAACAAGCCGCAGCTCGGCTTCTTCAAGAAGGCCAGCGCCACGCCGCGCCGTCACCTGCGCGAGTTCCGCGTCACGGCCGAGGAGGCCGCGGGCTTCAACGTGGGCGACGCCGTCAAGGCGGACATGTTCACCAAGGGCGAGCTGGTGGACGTCACCGGCGTGACCAAGGGTCGCGGCTTCTCCGGCGTCATGCGCCGCTGGAGCTTCAAGGGTTCGCAGACCAAGACCCACGGTACGCACGAGTATCAGCGTCACCCGGGCGCCATCGGTCAGCGTAAGACGCCGGGCCGTACGTACCCGAACAAGAAGATGCCGGGTCACTACGGCGTCGACCGCGTCACCACGCAGAACCTGACCGTGGTGGACGTGGACGTGGAGAAGGGCCTCGTGCTCGTGAAGGGCGCGGTCGCCGGCCACAACGACGGCATCGTCATCGTGCGCCCCTCCATCAAGGTGGCCATGCGCGCGCAGCACAAGGCCGCGCGCTGA
- a CDS encoding HupE/UreJ family protein: protein MKPFPPVRVVLLALLLLGPAAAHAHEIEVAPGAVDGFAGWVGEGIRHILAGADHLLFLLAVLLVGGSFRRILLLVTSFTLAHSLTLGLTALGVVTLGARGTRWAEAAIAASILYMALENLLLRRHGHRAGLTFLFGLVHGLGFASVLGGYGLGTDAVPALVGFNLGVEMGQAVVVAFLVPVLRIVQRRPRLHSKVVCLSSIGLAGVGLYWMLARAVG, encoded by the coding sequence ATGAAGCCGTTCCCCCCGGTCCGGGTGGTGTTGCTGGCCCTGCTCCTGCTGGGCCCGGCCGCCGCCCATGCCCACGAAATAGAGGTCGCGCCCGGAGCGGTGGACGGCTTCGCCGGCTGGGTGGGCGAGGGCATCCGCCACATCCTGGCGGGGGCGGATCATCTCCTGTTCCTCCTGGCGGTACTGCTGGTGGGCGGCTCGTTCCGGCGGATCCTCTTGTTGGTGACGTCCTTCACGCTGGCGCACTCGCTGACGCTCGGGCTCACGGCCCTGGGCGTGGTGACGCTGGGCGCGCGGGGCACGCGGTGGGCCGAGGCCGCGATCGCCGCTTCCATCCTCTACATGGCGCTGGAGAACCTGCTCTTGCGCCGGCACGGGCACCGCGCGGGGCTGACCTTCCTGTTCGGCCTGGTGCATGGGCTGGGCTTCGCGAGCGTGCTCGGTGGCTACGGGTTGGGGACGGACGCGGTGCCGGCGCTCGTGGGCTTCAACCTGGGGGTGGAGATGGGGCAGGCGGTGGTGGTGGCCTTCCTGGTTCCCGTGCTGCGAATCGTTCAGCGCAGGCCCCGTCTGCACTCGAAGGTTGTGTGCCTGTCGTCCATTGGCCTCGCGGGAGTGGGGCTTTATTGGATGCTTGCCCGCGCGGTCGGTTGA
- a CDS encoding tetratricopeptide repeat protein, whose translation MSRLLRLLVVLGPLAVSPVALAQQDVGTYNRALSAFNEGKLDTAAPLFARLAEGEDADLKGKAEFYLAQTFAKKDLPVAAFISYAAIVNAGPTHPSYLKAIEGLVDMQQRLDEQNLIPSILNQAYTDEVRDRWVTLPKEVLARINYLVGTASQRRMRFEESRSLLEAVPADSRVYAKARYLLGTVLADPRFPGRPGEGETLDKEAIAAFQAVLNTREPQVELPETRELALLALGRVHYRRGEYADAVKAYEGVPRYARFWDQALFENGFARFQNEDFGGALGSLQALHAPQFEGAFQPESWILKATVYYYSCLYDEVKTTLAAFDERYGPMAKQLEPFTGEDVAPIQAFNLVASENRRLPRAVYLWIRNNERIREVMRTLSRVDQEKRAISEGPWRGTPFAAQTVASLEDIRTTLLQVGGTLAKNRIKEAADNLRTFSDQAEIIRVQTALDEKDLFSEGVDQKALLTRQTLYRPKMPGAAWNYWRFQGEFWIDEIGYYQYTLKRGCPARQEK comes from the coding sequence ATGTCCCGACTGCTCCGACTCCTCGTCGTCCTCGGGCCCCTCGCCGTGTCCCCGGTGGCCCTCGCCCAGCAGGACGTGGGCACCTACAACCGCGCGCTCTCCGCCTTCAACGAAGGCAAGCTCGACACCGCGGCCCCTCTCTTCGCGCGGCTGGCGGAAGGGGAGGACGCGGACCTGAAGGGCAAGGCCGAGTTCTACCTGGCGCAGACCTTCGCCAAGAAGGACCTGCCCGTCGCGGCCTTCATCTCCTACGCGGCCATCGTCAACGCTGGCCCCACGCACCCCTCGTACCTCAAGGCCATCGAGGGGCTGGTGGACATGCAGCAGCGGCTGGATGAGCAGAACCTCATCCCCAGCATCCTCAACCAGGCCTACACCGACGAGGTGCGCGACCGCTGGGTCACGCTGCCCAAGGAGGTGCTGGCGCGCATCAACTACCTGGTCGGCACCGCCAGCCAGCGCCGCATGCGCTTCGAGGAGTCCCGCTCGCTCCTGGAGGCCGTGCCCGCGGACAGCCGCGTCTACGCGAAGGCCCGCTACCTGCTGGGCACCGTGCTCGCCGACCCGCGCTTCCCGGGGCGTCCCGGGGAAGGGGAGACGCTGGACAAGGAGGCCATCGCCGCGTTCCAGGCCGTGCTCAACACCCGGGAGCCGCAGGTGGAGCTGCCGGAGACGCGCGAGCTGGCGCTGCTGGCGCTGGGCCGCGTGCACTACCGCCGGGGCGAGTACGCGGACGCGGTGAAGGCGTACGAAGGCGTGCCCCGCTATGCGCGCTTCTGGGACCAGGCCCTGTTCGAGAACGGCTTCGCCCGCTTCCAGAACGAGGACTTCGGCGGCGCGCTGGGCAGTCTCCAGGCGCTGCACGCGCCGCAGTTCGAGGGCGCCTTCCAGCCCGAGTCGTGGATCCTCAAGGCGACCGTCTATTACTACTCGTGCCTCTACGACGAGGTGAAGACGACGCTCGCCGCGTTCGACGAGCGCTATGGCCCCATGGCGAAGCAGCTGGAGCCCTTCACCGGCGAGGACGTGGCGCCCATCCAGGCCTTCAACCTGGTGGCCTCCGAGAACCGCCGCCTGCCGCGCGCCGTCTACCTGTGGATCCGCAACAACGAGCGCATCCGTGAAGTGATGCGGACCCTGTCGCGCGTGGACCAGGAGAAGCGCGCCATCAGCGAGGGCCCGTGGCGCGGGACGCCGTTCGCCGCGCAGACGGTGGCGTCGCTCGAGGACATCCGCACCACGCTGCTCCAGGTGGGCGGCACGCTGGCGAAGAACCGCATCAAGGAGGCCGCGGACAACCTCCGCACCTTCTCCGACCAGGCGGAGATCATCCGCGTGCAGACCGCGCTGGATGAGAAGGACCTCTTCTCCGAGGGCGTGGACCAGAAGGCGCTGCTCACCCGCCAGACGCTCTACCGCCCGAAGATGCCCGGCGCGGCGTGGAACTACTGGCGCTTCCAGGGCGAGTTCTGGATCGACGAGATCGGCTACTACCAGTACACGCTCAAGCGGGGCTGCCCCGCACGGCAGGAGAAGTAG
- a CDS encoding outer membrane beta-barrel domain-containing protein: MRPFRSIALLVAAVPALAFAQGASPAQPPAAPGPDATAPASPSPAEPPERQRTERDAPAVPQSIPEAAPAMPSAPAVTGEDDADSAPSSEPPTAQAPAATPTTDAPVLDTGEAPRTTDAQQQRLVNGAPLYNPNVNVHIVQKKRFADEGKHELVLYPGVVQVNGKFTNHVGTGLNYVYHLQENFALQVGGQYNWYSDESDFNLELIDKVREQAQAASSLLLQWGAYAGVEVTPLYGKFAFFNNSLAQFSVVLSGGAGIGKTRHLIRPEVANEVEGQTFQVPARFGDTGNKFLGEVGGGFRVQFGEHYALRLEVRDLIYTARVDKVDGCNLADFEALEAARAANQPFDGLSLSGSCKVAKFDGVDPKTKKNYREDIILGRDLVAEPSSDVLNNVSFYAGFSVLF; this comes from the coding sequence ATGCGACCCTTCCGTTCCATCGCGCTCCTCGTCGCCGCGGTGCCTGCCCTCGCGTTCGCGCAAGGCGCCTCCCCGGCGCAGCCGCCGGCCGCTCCGGGTCCGGATGCGACCGCGCCGGCCTCTCCTTCACCGGCTGAACCGCCGGAGCGCCAGCGCACCGAGCGCGACGCGCCGGCAGTGCCCCAGTCCATTCCTGAAGCCGCGCCGGCCATGCCGTCCGCGCCCGCCGTCACCGGTGAGGACGACGCGGACAGCGCGCCGTCCTCCGAGCCGCCCACGGCCCAGGCTCCAGCGGCCACTCCGACCACGGACGCGCCGGTGCTGGACACCGGTGAAGCGCCGCGCACCACGGACGCGCAGCAGCAGCGGCTGGTGAATGGCGCGCCGCTCTACAACCCGAACGTCAACGTCCACATCGTCCAGAAGAAGCGCTTCGCGGACGAAGGCAAGCACGAGCTGGTGCTGTACCCCGGCGTCGTGCAGGTGAACGGCAAGTTCACCAACCACGTGGGCACCGGGCTGAACTACGTCTACCACCTGCAGGAGAACTTCGCCCTCCAGGTGGGCGGTCAGTACAACTGGTACTCCGACGAGAGCGACTTCAACCTGGAGCTCATCGACAAGGTGCGCGAGCAGGCCCAGGCCGCGTCGTCACTGCTGCTCCAGTGGGGCGCGTACGCGGGCGTCGAAGTCACGCCGCTCTACGGCAAGTTCGCCTTCTTCAACAACTCGCTGGCGCAGTTCAGCGTGGTGCTCAGCGGCGGCGCGGGCATCGGCAAGACGCGCCACCTCATCCGCCCGGAAGTGGCGAACGAGGTGGAGGGGCAGACGTTCCAGGTGCCCGCGCGCTTCGGCGACACGGGCAACAAGTTCCTGGGTGAGGTGGGCGGCGGCTTCCGCGTGCAGTTCGGTGAGCACTACGCCCTCCGCCTGGAGGTGCGCGACCTCATCTACACCGCGCGCGTGGACAAGGTGGATGGCTGCAACCTGGCGGACTTCGAGGCGCTGGAGGCCGCGCGTGCCGCCAACCAGCCCTTCGACGGTCTCAGCCTGAGCGGCAGCTGCAAGGTGGCGAAGTTCGACGGCGTGGACCCGAAGACGAAGAAGAACTACCGCGAGGACATCATCCTCGGGAGGGACCTCGTCGCCGAGCCTTCGTCGGACGTCCTCAACAACGTCAGCTTCTACGCTGGCTTCTCGGTGCTCTTCTAA
- a CDS encoding outer membrane beta-barrel domain-containing protein codes for MNARTLRVFAALSLSLTALGAAAQEDGVLDSAVVRNRLYKPAGHPELSLSVGLPVQTHLTAHYFFDVGLAYNLFDTFALEARAGYAVSRHTGLARSISESFLDREDKRVTDELEDMWRMGLHGVIGARWAPIYGKISLVADIPVHFQTYLWAGGGLTNLKRQSVIQCSQVVDRAAGVCDNRTAVDDRGSATENYWVKESRVAPVVSAALGFRFFIKEQHGIRLELRDWIFKDSYRVNLLRDDWEAGNPTGEPAGSPGLTHLVQFDLGYTFSF; via the coding sequence ATGAACGCACGCACGCTTCGCGTCTTCGCCGCGCTGAGCCTCTCGCTGACGGCTCTCGGCGCCGCCGCACAGGAAGACGGCGTCCTGGACTCGGCGGTCGTCCGCAACCGGCTCTACAAGCCCGCGGGCCATCCGGAGCTGTCCCTGTCCGTGGGCCTGCCAGTGCAGACGCACCTGACGGCGCACTACTTTTTCGACGTTGGGCTGGCCTACAACCTGTTCGACACGTTCGCGCTGGAGGCGCGCGCGGGCTACGCCGTCAGCCGCCACACGGGCCTGGCGCGCTCCATCTCCGAGTCCTTCCTGGACCGCGAGGACAAGCGCGTCACGGACGAGTTGGAGGACATGTGGCGGATGGGCCTGCACGGCGTCATCGGCGCGCGGTGGGCTCCCATCTACGGGAAGATCAGCCTCGTCGCGGACATCCCGGTGCACTTCCAGACGTACCTCTGGGCGGGCGGTGGCCTCACCAACCTGAAGCGCCAGTCCGTCATCCAGTGCTCCCAGGTGGTGGACCGGGCCGCGGGCGTCTGTGACAACCGCACGGCCGTGGATGACCGGGGCAGCGCCACGGAGAACTACTGGGTGAAGGAGTCGCGCGTGGCGCCGGTGGTGTCCGCCGCGCTGGGCTTCCGCTTCTTCATCAAGGAGCAGCACGGCATCCGGCTGGAGCTGCGCGACTGGATCTTCAAGGACAGCTACCGCGTGAACCTGCTGCGCGACGACTGGGAGGCCGGCAATCCCACCGGCGAGCCCGCCGGCAGCCCGGGCCTCACGCACCTGGTGCAGTTCGACCTCGGCTACACCTTCTCGTTCTGA